The window TAAGCGTCATCGCGTTGTTACCGCCGAGCCAGGGATTGCGTGCGACCTTCTTCAGCCGGTTCCACAGCGGCCAGGCGCAAGCGCATCCGCGCCGGCCGGCGGCGGCTAGCGGCCGCACCGGCGCGCAGCGGAAGTCAGCCGCCACGCCCGCGCGGTTACATCAAAGCTTCCTCCTCGCCGCAGCTCACAATGAGAGTGCCGGCTGATGCCGGCATGAGACTGTCATCGAGCCCACTTCCGGGTTTCGATGACGGTAAAACGGGTGACACGTTTCGCTTGTTTCATTGTTGTTCTTAAGCCTCAACGTGCCACCATTCCTAAAAGGTGGACAAAATGAGTACGATAAACATCAACACGTTCTCGAAGAACGCGATCGCGGCAATCCTGCTGACCTTCGCGGGCGCTGGCGTCGTGTCCGCAGCGACTGTGACGCAGTTCCGTAGTTCCGGCGATTATGCATGCGCAAGTGGAATCACCGGTCCAGACCGGGTAGCGCATTTGTGCGTATTTTCCAATAAGCAGGAGGGTACAACGACTGTTTTCCTCAATTACGTTTCGTTCAATCTGAGCGATGGAGGCGACTTCATGTACGGAAACGGTGAGATCCCATCGTCGGCTTTCAGCGCCACAGCCAAGGGCGCTTCCCTCTCGGTGGTGCCATCGGCTGTCCCGGGTTTTGTCATGGAAGGCAGTGGACATACCGGCGCTATCATGGTCGAATGGAAACCAAATGGGTTTTCCAGCTCACAATTTAGCGGACATGGCACGTACACGTACGCCAACGGCGCTTTCCGCCAGAAATGGAATGGCAACTCGCGCGATCAAAGTGCGGATACCAGCGGCAACTTTTTTGGAAGCAACTTCGCCGGATTCAATAGCAATTTCGGGAGCACGGCAAATATGACAATTACCTTTGAACGCCAAGTACCCGCTCCAAAATAAATGTGATTTTTGTCTTCCCTGCCCTGCGCAGCTCAAAACGATGTGCAGACAGCGGCACTTGATGTGCCGCTTTTTATTGCCATACACAGGTCAGAAGATGTGCGGCGCCGCCCTGGCGCAACGACAAGACACGGGCTTACTCCTGTGCACCTGTGACTGGCAACGGCGCCTCGGCCGCCACCAATGCCAGCGCGGCGGTGTCGCCGAACGGCAAGCGGGCGGTGCCGAGCGAAGCACCACCGGCCCCAGATCGGACGACAAGCCGCGCCGGTGACATCGGCGCGGACGCTGTGGGCGGGAATCGATGCAAAACCGAACTGCTCTGGAGTAGCATTCATGTCGGGCAAGGTGTGTTCGTGCTGATGGATGTGTTTTAGGGATAACTCACATTTTATCAATCACTTACGGCATTCTTGCCCTTTTTATGAACAATTCAGGCTATCCCGCGTAAAAACAGCGGCCGCAAGCCTGGCGGTACTGCTCGTTCCCGCCGATACTGACCTGCTCGCCCTCCCTGATCCGCTTGCCCTGCCCGTCCACGCGAATATTCATCGTGGCTTTCTTTCCGCAGGTGCAGATATTTTTCAATTCTTCGATATCGTCGGCCAGCGCCAGTAAATAGGCCGACCCAGGAAACGGCTCGCCGCGGAAATCGCTGCGCAAGCCGTAGCAAATCACCGGCACGCCCCTGATTTGCGCCAACTGGTGCAATTGCTGCACCTGGGCCGTCGATAAAAACTGCGCTTCGTCGACCAGCACGCAAGCCACGCGCGGCGCATCGTTCAGGAAATCGGTCGCGCCATCGAACATATCGACTTCGCGCTGCGGCCCCAGGCGTGATGTAACCTGCCCCACGCCATAGCGGCTGTCGATCGCGGCCGTGTACAGCTTGACCTGCTGGCCCTGCTCTTCATAGTTATGCGCGACCTGCAGCAGTGCTGTCGATTTGCCGGCGTTCATCGCCGAATACCTGAAATAAAGTTTTGCCACTGCGTGTTCCCACCAATTGAAGCGCGTCATTATAGCAAGCGCAGCGGCCCTGCTTGTTGCACCTTAGCATCAGCGAGTGAAATCGACGACGACCTTGCCGGGCGCATGTCCGCTGTGCGATTCCTCGATCGCCTGCGCCAGGGCATCGAAGGCGACGACCCTGGCGATGGTCGAGCGCACGCTGCCCGCAACCACCATTGCGGCGATCTCGGTCAGCTGCCGCTGGTGCGGCACCATCATGAACCACAGGCCGCGCTGTCCGGCGGGTGCGCGCCCTACGATGTCCGGCGCGGCCGTGCTGACGATGGCGCCGCCGTCGGCGAGCACCTGCCAGGAGCGGTCCAGCGCATCGCCGCCGACCAGGTCGAGCACCAGGTCGACACCGCGCACCTGCTCCTCGAAGCGTTCGGCGTGGCGGTCGATCACGCGGTCGGCGCCCAGTGCAAGGACATGCTCGCGGCTCGATGCCGACGCTGTCGCCACCACCACGGCGCCCGCCGCCTTTGCAAATTGCACCGCGAAGCCGCCTACTCCGCCGGCCGCGCCGTGGATCAGCACCTGCTGGCCGGGCCGCAGCGGGCCGGCGGCGCGCAAAGCCTGCCACGCGGTCAGGCTGGCCACCGGCAGTGCCGCGGCCTGCGTGAAATCCATCGCCTGCGGCACCAGCGCCAGCTTGTCCGCCGCAATCGCGACCACGTCGGCATAGGCGCCAAGCCCGCCCAACGGGCCCATGACCCGGTCGCCCGGTGCCAACCCGGTCACGCCAGCGCCGAGCGCCATCACCTCGCCGGCCAGTTCGATGCCGAGCGTTGCGGGCAGCGGCAGCGGGAACGCCGCCTGCAGGTATCCCTGGCGGATCTTCCAGTCCAGCGCATTGACGCCGGCCGCATGCACCTTCACCAGCACCTCGCCGGGACCCGGCGCGGGTACGTCGATCTGGTCGACCTGCACAACGTCGGCGCCGCCGTAACCGTGAATGCGAACGGCGCGGCTCATGCTGCTTCTCCCAGCGTCGGATAATCGGTGTAGCCTGCCGGTCCGGGCGAATAAAAGGTCGACTGGTCGGGCGTGTTGAGCGGCGCGTCCAGGCGGAAGCGCTGCACCAGATCGGGATTGGCCAGATACAGGCCGCCGAACACCGCGGCGTCGGCACGCTGCTCGCCGATGACGGCTTCGGCGCCCGGTTTCGCCAAACCTCCCCCGTGCAGGTAAGCGCCGGTAAACAGGGGTCGCAGCGCCGCATGGTAGTCGAACGACGTATTGAACAGCGCCACGTGCAGGTAGGCCAGTTTGAGCGGCGCCAGTTGCTGCACCAAATAGCGGTAGGTCTCCTGCGGCGTGGCGTCGCTGATGTCGTTAAAGCCCATCTCCGGCGAGATCTTGATGCCGACACGCTCGCCACCGGCCTCGCTCACCATTGCGGCCAGCACGTCGAGAATGAAGCGCGCCCGGTTTTCGACCGAGCCGCCGTATTGGTCGGTGCGCTCGTTGGTCGACGAGGACAGGAACTGCTCCGGCAAATAGCCCGATGCGGCGTGCAGCTCGACCCCGTCGAAGCCTGCGGCGAGGGCGTTGCGGGTCGCCACACGGTACTCCTCGACGACCTGCCGCACCTCGCTGGTGGTCAGTGCGCGCGGCTGCGCCAGTTCCAGCGGTCCGGCGTCGGTATAGACCGTGCCGGTCGCCTTGATCGCGGATGGCGCAACGGGCGCGGCGCCGTCCGGCAGCAGCGTCGGATGCGAGATGCGGCCGCAATGCATCAGTTGCATGAAGATCCGCCCACCCTTGCCGTGCACCGCGTCGGTGACCTTCTTCCACGCCGCGATCTGTTCGCCGCTATGAATGCCGGGCGTGCGCACGTAACCCTTGCCCATCGGGCCGGGCCAGGTGCCTTCGGTGATCAACAGGCCGGCGTCGGCGCGCTGTTCGTAATACGTGATGGTCGCCGCGGATGGCACGCCGCTGGCAGCGTCGGCGCGCGAACGGGTCATGGGCGCCATGACGACGCGGTTAGGCAAGGTGAGCTGGCCGAGTTCAAGCGGGGTGAATAGCGTGTTCATCTGATTCCCTTTTGGCTGAGTGAAAAGCCATGGTACATTGCTGCATCAACGATAGAAATAGACGAAAACGGGATTCACTGCTGCATAAATGGAGCAATCGATATGCAACTTCTTAACTATATGCATCTCTACGTGGAAGTCGCGCGGACGAAAAATTTTCGCAAGGCGGCCGATTCCTTGGGCATGTCGAGTTCCACGCTCTCGCGCAATATCGCCGCGCTGGAAAAGGAGATCGGCGTGCGGCTGCTGCACCGCTCCACGCGCCGGGTCGAACTGACCGAGGCTGGCGAGGCTTACTTCAACCGCTGCCAGGGCATCGTGGAAGAAGCCAACGTGGCGCACGAAGCGCTGCGCGGCGAGGCGGCCCACCCGAGCGGCACGCTGCGCATCTCGATGCCGGTGGACTTTGCCATCAACTATCTGGCACCGGTGCTGGCCGAATTTGCCCGAGCGTACCCGCTGATCGACTTTGAACTCGATGCCGGCGCGCGCCGGGTCGACCTGCTGGCCGAACCGTTCGACCTGGCGATCCGCATGGGGCCTGCTCCGGCCGCGCCATCGACCCTGGTCGCGCGCCAGATCGCGCTCCTCGAGCGCCATCTATATGCATCGCCCGCTTACCTCGATCAAGCGCCGCCGCTGGCCCATCCCGAGGATCTGGCGCATCACACATTGTGCGTCGCCGGGGGCATCAAGCAGGACGGATGGGTACTTTTCAACGGCGCGGACAGCATGGCTGTGCCGATCGCGTCGCGCTTCAGGTTGAACAGCATGGGGCTGAGCCGCGCGCTGGCGGCCCAGGGGGTCGGCATCGCAGTCCTCGACAACATGATCGCGCGCGCGGAACTGGCGTCAGGGCTGCTGCAGCGGGTGCTGCCGCAATGGAGCCTGGCGCCGATCCCGGTACACGCCATTACCGATACGCGCCTGCTGTCGGCGCGCACGCGGCTGTTCGTCGACTTCCTGAAGGCGCGTCTCGGCGGGCAGGACTCAGTGGTGCGGCGCTAGCACCCGTGCAGGGTTGCCGACCGCCGTGGCACCGGCTGGCACATCGCGTGTAACCACGCTGCCGGCGCCGATGATGGCATCGTCACCGATGGTCACGCCGGGCAGGATGATGGCGCCACCGCCGATCCACACATTGCGGCCGATGCTGACCGGACGGCCGAACACCAGGCCCGCGCTGCGCTGCGCCGGGTCGCGCGGATGGTCCGCCGTGTAGATCTGCACGGCCGGCCCGATCTGCGTGCCGTCACCGATGGTCACGCCGGCGACATCAAGAATCACACAGTTGAAGTTCAGGAAAACGCCTTTGCCGAGGCGGATGTTGTAGCCGTAATCACAGTGGAACGGAGGACGGATCACCGCACCCTCGCCCACCGCGCCGAGCTGCTCGGCCAGCAGAACGCGGCGCGCCGACGCCGGCTCGGCCAGCGCCGCGTTGAAGCGCACCATCCACGCCCTAGCCGCCGCGTCGTCGGCCTGGATTTCCGGGTCGCCGAAGCTGAACGCCTCGCCAGCCAGCATTTTCTGTTTTTCGCTCAGACTCACTTGGCGCTCCTATTGGCCGGGATGGTATTTGCGTTCGAGCTGCTTCTCGATATCCGCCTTGTAGAACAGCACGTCCTTGAACTGGCCCTTGCTGTACATCTCGGCCTGGTCGCTGAAATGCGGCGAGGCCGGATTGCTGCTGTTGCCACCCGCCAGAATGCTCTTGGCGCGCACGCGCGGCCCAAATTCCACCGCCGCCACGAAGCTGTTGCCACGGTCGCCGTAAATGCGTTTGGTCTTTTGCGGCGCCACCATCCCGAAAGCCGCCAGCGAACCCCAGCTGGCCGACGCGAACGCCACCGGATAACTCGGCTTGGCGTCGTCGTACTGCTGCCTGACGTCGCCGCTGATGCGCTGGAAGCGGTTGATGTCGCCCCAGGGCGTCTGCCAAGTGCCGAAATCGGCTTCCAGCTTCGCCGTGGCGCGCACCAGCGCCTGCAGGCGCTCGGCCGGCGCGAGGCTGTCGCGGATGTAGTCGACCGTCGGCACACCCTTCGCCTTGGCCGCGCCTGACGCCTTCTCGACCATGTCCTGGCCCCAGTAAACGGCCAGCGAGGTCGGTACCGATGACACGCCGTAGCGCCGGTCCCACGCGCGCAGGGCGGCCATCTGCGGCGCCAGCTGCGCTTTAAGCGGGTCGCTCTCCAGCAGTTCGTCATACGCCGCGGACAGGGAGGCGATCAGCGGATCGAAGGCGGTCAGGTGGCTGTCGTACGCGGCGGCGATCAGACTGTCGAGGGTGAAGTCCTTGCGTTCTTCCAGCACGGCCACGGCATGCAGGCCGCGCGCGTTTTCCGGCAGCGTCCACATATACAAGGGATAGTCCTGCTGGCGCGGGCTGCTGGCGCCCGAGGCGGCGAACGGCCAGTTGTTGGTGTTCTGGATCCAGCCGCTGGCGGGATTGAACAGCGTGATGGTCTCGTCGATGGCGTGCAAGCCTTGCCATTCGGTGGCCGGATTGCTGCCGTCGACCGGCTTTTTCCAGTCGAAGGCGGTATCGCGCCGGGGCAGGAAGTTCCCGTGGAAGTAGGCGATGTTGCCGTCGCCGTCCGCATACACGGTATTGTTCGACGAGTTGGTGCGCAGTTCCATCGACTTGCGGAACTGCTTGTAGTTTCGGGCCTTGGTGCGCGTGTACGACTGCATCAGCGCCTTGAGCGGCTCCTCCATCAGCTTGACCGACACCCACTTGCCGCCCTCCTCGCGCACCACCGGGCCGTGGTGGCTGAAGTAGGCGGTGACGGTCTTGCTGGCCATGCCGCCGTCGGTCTTGTAAGGCAGCGTTACCTTCACTTCGCGCAGCGCGCGCTCGCCGCTGCCGTATTTGTAGACGTACTTGCCGTCTTTTTCGGTCACCGTTTCGAGATACTCGTCGATCACGTCGCCGCCGCCCGAGGTGTGCATCCAGCCTGCCTTGTCGTTGAAGCCCTGGTAGACGAAGAACTGGCCCCAGGTTACGGCGCCGTACGCGTTCAGGCCCTCGTCGCTGACGACGTGGACCTCGGGGCGGAAATAGAACGAGGTATGGGGGTTAATCAGCAGGAGCGCGCGCCCGGACGCGCTCAGTTTCGGCGCGATGGCGAAGCCGTTCGAGCCGCGCGGTTCCTTGTCCAGTACATTGGATGCGTCGGCCAGCGCCAGCGCGGGCTTCTTGCCGTAGAACTGTTCCAGGTCCTTGAGGTTGATCGATTCGATGTCGCCGCCGATACTGCCTTCGCTGAACGCGAGCGCCATCCACGGCTCGAAATGCGTGATCAGACGCGGCTTGACCTCGGGATGGGTGTGCAGGTAAAAGTTCAGGCCATCGGCAAAGGCGACCATGAGCTTCTTGAGCCACGCCGGACTAGCCGCGTATTTGGCCTTCATGTCCTGCGGCGTGATGTACATCTTCATGCGCAGGTCGCGCCAGATTTCGGCCTCGCCTTCGACTTCCGCCAGGCGGCCCAGCGCGTTGATGTAATTGAGTTCGACCCGGTTGAAATCGTCCTCCG of the Massilia violaceinigra genome contains:
- a CDS encoding thymidine kinase translates to MAKLYFRYSAMNAGKSTALLQVAHNYEEQGQQVKLYTAAIDSRYGVGQVTSRLGPQREVDMFDGATDFLNDAPRVACVLVDEAQFLSTAQVQQLHQLAQIRGVPVICYGLRSDFRGEPFPGSAYLLALADDIEELKNICTCGKKATMNIRVDGQGKRIREGEQVSIGGNEQYRQACGRCFYAG
- a CDS encoding NADP-dependent oxidoreductase; this translates as MSRAVRIHGYGGADVVQVDQIDVPAPGPGEVLVKVHAAGVNALDWKIRQGYLQAAFPLPLPATLGIELAGEVMALGAGVTGLAPGDRVMGPLGGLGAYADVVAIAADKLALVPQAMDFTQAAALPVASLTAWQALRAAGPLRPGQQVLIHGAAGGVGGFAVQFAKAAGAVVVATASASSREHVLALGADRVIDRHAERFEEQVRGVDLVLDLVGGDALDRSWQVLADGGAIVSTAAPDIVGRAPAGQRGLWFMMVPHQRQLTEIAAMVVAGSVRSTIARVVAFDALAQAIEESHSGHAPGKVVVDFTR
- a CDS encoding alkene reductase; translated protein: MNTLFTPLELGQLTLPNRVVMAPMTRSRADAASGVPSAATITYYEQRADAGLLITEGTWPGPMGKGYVRTPGIHSGEQIAAWKKVTDAVHGKGGRIFMQLMHCGRISHPTLLPDGAAPVAPSAIKATGTVYTDAGPLELAQPRALTTSEVRQVVEEYRVATRNALAAGFDGVELHAASGYLPEQFLSSSTNERTDQYGGSVENRARFILDVLAAMVSEAGGERVGIKISPEMGFNDISDATPQETYRYLVQQLAPLKLAYLHVALFNTSFDYHAALRPLFTGAYLHGGGLAKPGAEAVIGEQRADAAVFGGLYLANPDLVQRFRLDAPLNTPDQSTFYSPGPAGYTDYPTLGEAA
- a CDS encoding LysR family transcriptional regulator, translating into MQLLNYMHLYVEVARTKNFRKAADSLGMSSSTLSRNIAALEKEIGVRLLHRSTRRVELTEAGEAYFNRCQGIVEEANVAHEALRGEAAHPSGTLRISMPVDFAINYLAPVLAEFARAYPLIDFELDAGARRVDLLAEPFDLAIRMGPAPAAPSTLVARQIALLERHLYASPAYLDQAPPLAHPEDLAHHTLCVAGGIKQDGWVLFNGADSMAVPIASRFRLNSMGLSRALAAQGVGIAVLDNMIARAELASGLLQRVLPQWSLAPIPVHAITDTRLLSARTRLFVDFLKARLGGQDSVVRR
- a CDS encoding sugar O-acetyltransferase, with translation MLAGEAFSFGDPEIQADDAAARAWMVRFNAALAEPASARRVLLAEQLGAVGEGAVIRPPFHCDYGYNIRLGKGVFLNFNCVILDVAGVTIGDGTQIGPAVQIYTADHPRDPAQRSAGLVFGRPVSIGRNVWIGGGAIILPGVTIGDDAIIGAGSVVTRDVPAGATAVGNPARVLAPHH
- a CDS encoding acylase produces the protein MFRPILVSTLLGCATLGATLPAGAAPDTRASVSSEQARWNKTAKRVTIMRDKWGIPHVFGKTDADAVFGLLYAQAEDDFNRVELNYINALGRLAEVEGEAEIWRDLRMKMYITPQDMKAKYAASPAWLKKLMVAFADGLNFYLHTHPEVKPRLITHFEPWMALAFSEGSIGGDIESINLKDLEQFYGKKPALALADASNVLDKEPRGSNGFAIAPKLSASGRALLLINPHTSFYFRPEVHVVSDEGLNAYGAVTWGQFFVYQGFNDKAGWMHTSGGGDVIDEYLETVTEKDGKYVYKYGSGERALREVKVTLPYKTDGGMASKTVTAYFSHHGPVVREEGGKWVSVKLMEEPLKALMQSYTRTKARNYKQFRKSMELRTNSSNNTVYADGDGNIAYFHGNFLPRRDTAFDWKKPVDGSNPATEWQGLHAIDETITLFNPASGWIQNTNNWPFAASGASSPRQQDYPLYMWTLPENARGLHAVAVLEERKDFTLDSLIAAAYDSHLTAFDPLIASLSAAYDELLESDPLKAQLAPQMAALRAWDRRYGVSSVPTSLAVYWGQDMVEKASGAAKAKGVPTVDYIRDSLAPAERLQALVRATAKLEADFGTWQTPWGDINRFQRISGDVRQQYDDAKPSYPVAFASASWGSLAAFGMVAPQKTKRIYGDRGNSFVAAVEFGPRVRAKSILAGGNSSNPASPHFSDQAEMYSKGQFKDVLFYKADIEKQLERKYHPGQ